A genomic region of Friedmanniella luteola contains the following coding sequences:
- a CDS encoding DUF881 domain-containing protein: MDLLLQIIRQPVDPDYAAATARGVAPSRRHWLLGVIAVVVGVMFAVAAVQTNRAAPALQSERSDLIDRVQAAESQQDALRARATELTEENAALRAAALGGDATAQQLERGIAALGPVTGTVAVTGPGVVVVVDDAAEQATADGSGDRVLDLDLQILANGLWRAGAEAVAINGHRLSSLTAIRSAGDAITVDYRSLNRPYRVEAIGDPRTLPAGLAESAAGAWWHDLEQNRGMRYELGESRALTLPADPGLALRWAEVPG, translated from the coding sequence ATGGACCTGCTGCTGCAGATCATCCGCCAGCCCGTCGACCCCGACTACGCCGCGGCCACGGCCCGCGGGGTGGCGCCGTCCCGCCGGCACTGGCTGCTCGGGGTGATCGCCGTCGTGGTCGGGGTGATGTTCGCCGTCGCCGCCGTCCAGACCAACCGGGCCGCGCCGGCCCTGCAGTCCGAGCGGTCGGACCTGATCGACCGCGTGCAGGCGGCCGAGAGCCAGCAGGACGCCCTGCGGGCCCGCGCGACCGAGCTCACCGAGGAGAACGCCGCGCTCCGCGCCGCCGCCCTCGGCGGCGACGCCACCGCCCAGCAGCTCGAGCGCGGCATCGCGGCCCTCGGCCCGGTCACCGGGACGGTCGCCGTGACCGGGCCCGGCGTCGTGGTGGTGGTCGACGACGCGGCGGAGCAGGCGACCGCCGACGGGTCCGGCGACCGGGTGCTGGACCTCGACCTGCAGATCCTCGCCAACGGCCTCTGGCGGGCCGGGGCGGAGGCGGTGGCCATCAACGGTCACCGGCTCTCCTCCCTCACCGCGATCCGCAGCGCCGGCGACGCCATCACCGTCGACTACCGGTCGCTGAACCGCCCGTACCGGGTGGAGGCGATCGGTGACCCGCGGACCCTGCCCGCCGGCCTCGCCGAGTCCGCGGCCGGCGCGTGGTGGCACGACCTGGAGCAGAACCGCGGCATGCGCTACGAGCTGGGGGAGTCGCGCGCGCTGACGCTGCCCGCCGACCCCGGCCTGGCCCTGCGCTGGGCGGAGGTGCCCGGGTGA
- a CDS encoding small basic family protein produces the protein MIPLLGLLAGIVVGLLLEPAVPLALQPYLPIAIVAAMDALFGAFRAYLEGNFSDKVFVVSFVSNVLIAAAIVYVGDQIGVGSQLSTGVVVVLGIRIFTNVAAIRRALFHA, from the coding sequence GTGATCCCCCTCCTCGGCCTGCTGGCGGGCATCGTCGTCGGGCTCCTGCTGGAGCCGGCGGTCCCGCTGGCCCTGCAGCCCTACCTGCCGATCGCCATCGTCGCGGCGATGGACGCGCTGTTCGGGGCGTTCCGCGCCTACCTGGAGGGCAACTTCAGCGACAAGGTGTTCGTCGTCTCCTTCGTCTCCAACGTCCTGATCGCCGCGGCGATCGTCTACGTCGGCGACCAGATCGGCGTCGGCTCCCAGCTGTCCACCGGGGTCGTCGTGGTGCTGGGCATCCGCATCTTCACCAACGTGGCCGCGATCCGCCGGGCCCTGTTCCATGCCTAG
- a CDS encoding DUF881 domain-containing protein, with protein sequence MPSPARPGRHRPPTTPPPGRRLRALRRSQRRLTGDAPAAPASTAAPASTAVTPSAGTSGADRAAAARASGPRRVWESLVRPGRGQIIAAVILFVVGMGGVMQIRINSADDTYTSARREDLVQLLDGLGSESRRLESEITDLERTRAELQSGADTQRVARAEAQRRTEELGILAGTAPAEGPGIRMRISDPAGKVDADVLLDAVEEMRDAGAEVIEVNDSVRVVASTWFGAGPDGLVVDGRSISRPITFEVIGDPHSLEEGARFRGGLVSEITGPGIGGQVQIEQLDRVVVDSLHAARENQYAQPASPPPTPR encoded by the coding sequence ATGCCTAGCCCCGCCCGGCCCGGCCGGCACCGCCCTCCGACCACCCCACCGCCGGGACGGCGGCTGCGGGCCCTGCGCCGCAGCCAACGCCGGCTGACCGGCGACGCACCGGCCGCCCCGGCCTCGACGGCCGCCCCGGCCTCGACGGCCGTCACCCCGTCGGCGGGCACCTCGGGCGCCGATCGCGCCGCTGCGGCGCGGGCGTCGGGTCCCCGTCGCGTGTGGGAGTCGCTGGTGCGGCCGGGACGCGGGCAGATCATCGCCGCCGTCATCCTCTTCGTGGTCGGCATGGGCGGGGTCATGCAGATCCGCATCAACAGCGCCGACGACACCTACACCAGCGCACGCCGGGAGGACCTGGTCCAGCTGCTCGACGGGCTGGGCTCGGAGTCCCGCCGGCTGGAGAGCGAGATCACCGACCTGGAGCGCACGCGGGCCGAGCTGCAGTCGGGCGCGGACACCCAGCGGGTCGCCCGGGCGGAGGCCCAGCGGCGGACGGAGGAGCTGGGCATCCTGGCCGGCACCGCGCCCGCCGAGGGCCCGGGCATCCGGATGCGGATCAGCGACCCGGCCGGCAAGGTCGACGCCGACGTGCTGCTGGACGCGGTCGAGGAGATGCGTGACGCCGGCGCCGAGGTGATCGAGGTCAACGACTCGGTCCGCGTCGTGGCGTCCACCTGGTTCGGCGCCGGCCCCGACGGGCTGGTCGTGGACGGCCGGTCGATCAGCCGGCCGATCACCTTCGAGGTGATCGGCGACCCGCACAGCCTCGAGGAGGGGGCCCGGTTCCGGGGCGGTCTGGTCAGCGAGATCACCGGTCCCGGCATCGGCGGTCAGGTGCAGATCGAGCAGCTGGACCGGGTCGTCGTCGACTCCTTGCACGCCGCGCGCGAGAATCAGTACGCTCAGCCCGCATCGCCCCCGCCCACCCCGCGCTGA
- the gcvH gene encoding glycine cleavage system protein GcvH has translation MPDYPEDLKYSADHEWVRSGNGSTVRVGITEYAADQLGDIVFVSLPTVGDPVASGDSCGELESTKSVSDVFSPVSGTVTAVNETLEGSPETVNGDPYGDGWLFEVEIDADTDLEDLMDADTYAEQAGG, from the coding sequence GTGCCCGATTACCCCGAAGACCTCAAGTACTCCGCCGACCACGAGTGGGTGCGCAGCGGCAACGGGTCGACCGTGCGCGTGGGCATCACCGAGTACGCCGCCGACCAGCTGGGCGACATCGTCTTCGTGTCCCTGCCGACCGTCGGCGACCCGGTCGCCTCGGGCGACTCGTGCGGGGAGCTGGAGTCGACCAAGAGCGTGTCCGACGTGTTCTCCCCGGTCTCCGGAACGGTCACCGCGGTCAACGAGACGCTCGAGGGCAGCCCCGAGACCGTCAACGGCGACCCGTACGGTGACGGCTGGCTGTTCGAGGTCGAGATCGACGCCGACACCGACCTCGAGGACCTGATGGACGCCGACACCTACGCCGAGCAGGCCGGCGGCTAG
- a CDS encoding FHA domain-containing protein: protein MPFCTNCGHDNPDGSNFCGQCGSALNVPPAHTTPTPAGGTRPDAGERPPTGETTRTMPAVVEGGDAEVLSPDEEAAVGALPAGSALLIVQRGANAGSRFLLNTERSTVGRHPDSDIFLDDISVSRRHAVFERTPQGTVVRDAGSLNGTYVNRDLVDEVLLQHGDEVQVGKFRLVFYGSAQG from the coding sequence ATGCCGTTCTGCACGAACTGTGGTCACGACAACCCGGATGGCAGCAACTTCTGCGGCCAGTGCGGGTCCGCGCTCAACGTGCCCCCGGCGCACACCACGCCGACCCCGGCCGGGGGGACGCGTCCCGACGCGGGGGAGCGCCCGCCGACGGGCGAGACCACGCGGACGATGCCGGCCGTGGTGGAGGGCGGGGACGCCGAGGTGCTGTCCCCCGACGAGGAGGCGGCCGTCGGCGCGCTGCCGGCGGGCTCGGCGCTGCTGATCGTGCAGCGCGGCGCCAACGCGGGCAGCCGCTTCCTGCTCAACACCGAGAGGTCGACGGTGGGCCGCCACCCCGACTCCGACATCTTCCTCGACGACATCTCGGTCTCCCGGCGGCACGCGGTCTTCGAGCGGACGCCGCAGGGCACCGTGGTCCGCGACGCGGGCAGCCTGAACGGCACCTACGTCAACCGCGACCTGGTGGACGAGGTGCTGCTGCAGCACGGGGACGAGGTCCAGGTCGGGAAGTTCCGGCTGGTCTTCTACGGGAGCGCGCAGGGCTGA
- a CDS encoding MerR family transcriptional regulator, translated as MTSEPSSSPGISRSIGQVLAALKGDFPDISISKIRFLESEGLIAPERAPSGYRRYAEHDLERLRYVLAVQRDHYLPLKVIKEHLALMDRGETPPPVPSLDRGTAARPEAAPSGDARPAPAAPPPPPKPPVRMTRADLLEASGLTDAALTELERTQIVQARRGTYYGRDALTLAIAARRMAEYGIDGRHLRAFKMSADREVGLVEQAIAPHLRRAGGNRDVQGEVTQLVISFHAALVRTAMER; from the coding sequence ATGACGTCCGAGCCCAGCAGCAGTCCCGGGATCTCCCGCAGCATCGGCCAGGTCCTGGCCGCGCTGAAGGGCGACTTCCCGGACATCTCCATCTCCAAGATCCGGTTCCTCGAGTCCGAGGGCCTGATCGCCCCCGAGCGGGCCCCGTCCGGCTACCGCCGCTACGCCGAGCACGACCTCGAGCGGCTGCGCTACGTCCTCGCGGTGCAGCGCGACCACTACCTCCCGCTCAAGGTCATCAAGGAGCACCTGGCGCTGATGGACCGGGGCGAGACCCCGCCGCCGGTGCCCTCGCTCGACCGGGGCACGGCCGCCCGACCCGAGGCCGCCCCGTCCGGCGACGCCCGGCCCGCGCCCGCCGCGCCGCCGCCACCCCCGAAGCCGCCCGTCCGGATGACCCGGGCCGACCTGCTGGAGGCCAGCGGCCTCACCGACGCCGCGCTGACCGAGCTGGAGCGCACCCAGATCGTGCAGGCGCGGCGCGGCACCTACTACGGCCGGGACGCCCTGACCCTGGCCATCGCCGCCCGCCGGATGGCGGAGTACGGCATCGACGGCCGGCACCTGCGGGCCTTCAAGATGTCCGCCGACCGCGAGGTGGGGCTGGTGGAGCAGGCGATCGCGCCGCACCTCCGCCGGGCGGGCGGCAACCGGGACGTCCAGGGCGAGGTGACCCAGCTCGTGATCAGCTTCCACGCCGCCCTAGTGCGCACCGCGATGGAGCGCTGA
- a CDS encoding bifunctional nuclease family protein: MRELDVVGVRVEMPSNAPMVLLREVGGSRYLPIWIGASEASAIANAQEGVVPPRPLTHDLMVDTLSTLGHRLTEVHITELEGGTFYAVLLVDGVEVSARPSDAIALALRVGSDIYCAEDVLDEAGIEIPEAEEDEVEKFREFLDQVNPDDFVTGEEPTS; encoded by the coding sequence ATGCGTGAGCTCGATGTGGTGGGTGTCCGGGTCGAGATGCCCTCGAACGCGCCGATGGTGCTGCTGCGCGAGGTCGGCGGCAGCCGCTACCTCCCGATCTGGATCGGGGCCAGCGAGGCCTCGGCCATCGCCAACGCCCAGGAGGGCGTGGTCCCGCCACGGCCGCTGACCCACGACCTGATGGTCGACACCCTGTCGACGCTGGGGCACCGGCTGACCGAGGTGCACATCACCGAGCTCGAGGGCGGGACCTTCTACGCCGTGCTGCTCGTCGACGGCGTCGAGGTCAGCGCCCGCCCGTCCGACGCGATCGCGCTCGCGCTGCGGGTGGGCTCCGACATCTACTGCGCCGAGGACGTCCTCGACGAGGCCGGGATCGAGATCCCCGAGGCCGAGGAGGACGAGGTCGAGAAGTTCCGCGAGTTCCTCGACCAGGTCAACCCGGACGACTTCGTGACCGGTGAGGAGCCGACGTCCTGA
- a CDS encoding MerR family transcriptional regulator: MSSTERPAEVADAAPQGDAQGLLFDGDFSPVPSDLGFRGPVACSAAGITYRQLDYWARTGLVVPEVRGASGSGSQRLYSFRDILILKVIKRLLDAGISLQQIRTAIEHLRVRGVEDITQVTLMSDGVSVFECTSDDEVIDLLRGGQGVFGIALGSVWRDIEGTLAALPAERTVVEETPASASDELARRRRARAAG, translated from the coding sequence GTGAGCAGCACCGAAAGACCCGCCGAGGTGGCGGACGCCGCGCCCCAGGGCGACGCGCAGGGCCTGCTCTTCGACGGCGACTTCTCCCCGGTCCCCAGCGACCTGGGCTTCCGCGGCCCGGTCGCCTGCAGCGCGGCCGGCATCACCTACCGCCAGCTGGACTACTGGGCCCGCACCGGACTGGTCGTGCCCGAGGTCCGCGGCGCCTCCGGCTCCGGTAGCCAGCGGCTCTACAGCTTCCGCGACATCCTCATCCTCAAGGTCATCAAGCGGCTGCTGGACGCCGGCATCTCGCTGCAGCAGATCCGCACCGCCATCGAGCACCTGCGGGTCCGCGGGGTCGAGGACATCACCCAGGTGACGCTGATGAGCGATGGCGTCTCGGTCTTCGAGTGCACCTCCGACGACGAGGTGATCGACCTGCTCCGCGGCGGCCAGGGCGTCTTCGGGATCGCGCTGGGCAGCGTCTGGCGCGACATCGAGGGCACCCTCGCGGCGCTCCCGGCCGAGCGCACCGTCGTCGAGGAGACGCCGGCCTCCGCGTCGGACGAGCTCGCCCGTCGCCGCCGCGCCCGCGCCGCCGGCTGA
- the gcvP gene encoding aminomethyl-transferring glycine dehydrogenase, translated as MPAAPHAPEPSSSAAFVTRHIGPQPDERDKMLAALGLGSLEELVEQAMPDAIRMTAPLDLPPALSEAETLDVLRGLADRNRALTPMIGLGYAGTLTPSVIRRNVLEDPAWYTAYTPYQPEISQGRLEALLNFQTMVSDLTGLPTSGASLLDEATAVAEAMTLARRSTKRGSTLLLDADTLPQTVGVVTTRAEALGLDVAVADGPLLAALDAHDVFAVVVQTPGASGRLTGTDELRALAEAVHARGGLVIAACDLLALTLTVPPGEWGADVAVGSSQRFGVPLFYGGPHAGFIAVRAGLERTLPGRLVGVSKDADGTAAFRLALQTREQHIRREKATSNICTAQVLLAVVASMYAVYHGPDGLRRIAGAVHARATGLAADLVDGGVEVVHGSFFDTVLARVPGRAPAVVAAAREAGVHLRLVDADHVGIAVGEDAHESDLAAVRAAFGAEPSGRSHGDLAGSERQTPYLTHPVFNTHHSETAMLRYLAALSHRDFALDRGMIPLGSCTMKLNATTEMEPISYDGFANLHPFAPVEDAQGYAALIGTLEGWLAEVTGYARVSIQPNAGSQGELAGLLAIRGYHRSRGDGGRTVCLIPSSAHGTNAASAVMAGMKVVVVKATDDGSVDLDDLRAKIDTHRDALSAIMVTYPSTHGVFEEGITELCALVHEAGGQVYVDGANLNALLGLAQPGKFGADVSHLNLHKTFCIPHGGGGPGVGPVGVGEHLAPFVPGHPFLEGGEDVGPVSAAPFGSAGILPISYAYIAMMGADGLTAATEHALLAANYVAERLRAHYPVLYTGRNARVAHECILDLRPITKASGVTVDDVAKRLVDYGFHAPTMSFPVPGTLMVEPTESEDLAELDRFCDAMIAIRAEIEQVQNGVWPADDNPLVHAPHTQARVTADGWTHPYSRRVAAFPAGLHQGPLYATGSDKYWPPVGRIDGSFGDRNLVCTCPPPEAFA; from the coding sequence ATGCCCGCAGCCCCGCACGCACCCGAGCCCTCCAGCTCGGCCGCCTTCGTCACCCGCCACATCGGCCCGCAGCCCGACGAGCGCGACAAGATGCTCGCCGCCCTCGGTCTCGGCAGCCTCGAGGAGCTCGTCGAGCAGGCGATGCCCGACGCGATCCGGATGACGGCGCCGCTGGACCTGCCGCCGGCGCTGTCCGAGGCCGAGACCCTCGACGTCCTGCGCGGCCTCGCCGACCGGAACCGCGCGCTGACCCCGATGATCGGGCTGGGCTACGCCGGCACCCTCACCCCGTCGGTGATCCGGCGCAACGTGCTCGAGGACCCGGCCTGGTACACGGCCTACACGCCCTACCAGCCCGAGATCAGCCAGGGCCGCCTGGAGGCGCTGCTGAACTTCCAGACGATGGTCTCCGACCTGACCGGCCTGCCCACCTCCGGCGCCAGCCTGCTCGACGAGGCGACGGCCGTGGCCGAGGCCATGACCCTGGCCCGCCGGTCCACCAAGCGGGGCAGCACGCTGCTGCTCGACGCCGACACGCTGCCGCAGACCGTCGGCGTGGTCACCACCCGGGCCGAGGCGCTGGGCCTCGACGTCGCCGTCGCCGACGGTCCGCTGCTCGCGGCGCTGGACGCCCACGACGTGTTCGCCGTCGTCGTCCAGACCCCGGGCGCCAGCGGCCGGCTGACCGGCACCGACGAGCTGCGCGCCCTGGCGGAGGCCGTGCACGCGCGGGGTGGCCTGGTCATCGCCGCCTGCGACCTGCTGGCGCTGACCCTCACCGTCCCGCCGGGGGAGTGGGGTGCCGACGTGGCCGTCGGTTCCAGCCAGCGTTTCGGGGTGCCGCTGTTCTACGGCGGCCCGCACGCCGGCTTCATCGCCGTCCGCGCCGGGCTCGAGCGGACGCTGCCGGGCCGGCTCGTCGGGGTGAGCAAGGACGCCGACGGCACCGCCGCGTTCCGGCTGGCCCTGCAGACCCGCGAGCAGCACATCCGTCGTGAGAAGGCGACCTCCAACATCTGCACCGCCCAGGTGCTGCTGGCCGTCGTGGCCAGCATGTACGCCGTCTACCACGGTCCGGACGGCCTCCGCCGGATCGCGGGGGCGGTGCACGCCCGCGCCACCGGGCTGGCGGCCGACCTGGTCGACGGCGGCGTCGAGGTGGTGCACGGCTCGTTCTTCGACACGGTGCTGGCCCGGGTGCCGGGCCGGGCCCCGGCCGTCGTGGCCGCGGCGCGCGAGGCCGGGGTGCACCTGCGGCTGGTCGATGCCGACCACGTGGGGATCGCCGTCGGCGAGGACGCGCACGAGTCCGACCTGGCCGCGGTGCGCGCCGCCTTCGGGGCCGAGCCGTCGGGCCGTTCCCACGGCGACCTGGCCGGCAGCGAGCGGCAGACGCCCTACCTCACCCACCCGGTGTTCAACACCCACCACAGCGAGACGGCGATGCTGCGCTACCTCGCGGCGCTCTCCCACCGGGACTTCGCCCTGGACCGCGGGATGATCCCGCTCGGCTCCTGCACGATGAAGCTGAACGCGACGACGGAGATGGAGCCGATCTCCTACGACGGCTTCGCGAACCTGCACCCCTTCGCCCCGGTGGAGGACGCGCAGGGCTACGCCGCGCTGATCGGCACCCTGGAGGGCTGGCTGGCCGAGGTCACCGGGTACGCCCGGGTCTCCATCCAGCCCAACGCCGGCAGCCAGGGCGAGCTCGCCGGGCTGCTGGCCATCCGCGGCTACCACCGCTCCCGCGGCGACGGGGGGCGGACGGTCTGCCTCATCCCGTCGTCGGCGCACGGCACCAACGCGGCGTCGGCGGTGATGGCCGGCATGAAGGTCGTCGTGGTCAAGGCCACCGACGACGGCTCGGTGGACCTCGACGACCTGCGCGCGAAGATCGACACCCACCGGGACGCGCTGTCCGCGATCATGGTCACCTACCCGTCCACGCACGGCGTGTTCGAGGAGGGCATCACCGAGCTGTGCGCGCTGGTGCACGAGGCCGGCGGGCAGGTCTACGTCGACGGGGCCAACCTGAACGCCCTGCTGGGCCTGGCCCAGCCGGGGAAGTTCGGCGCGGACGTCAGCCACCTCAACCTCCACAAGACGTTCTGCATCCCGCACGGCGGCGGCGGTCCGGGCGTCGGGCCGGTCGGCGTCGGCGAGCACCTCGCGCCGTTCGTGCCCGGTCACCCGTTCCTCGAGGGCGGCGAGGACGTCGGCCCCGTCTCGGCCGCCCCGTTCGGCTCGGCCGGGATCCTGCCGATCAGCTACGCCTACATCGCGATGATGGGCGCCGACGGCCTGACCGCGGCGACCGAGCACGCGCTGCTCGCCGCCAACTACGTCGCCGAGCGGCTGCGGGCGCACTACCCGGTGCTCTACACGGGCCGCAACGCCCGGGTGGCGCACGAGTGCATCCTCGACCTCCGGCCGATCACGAAGGCCAGCGGCGTCACCGTCGACGACGTGGCCAAGCGGCTGGTCGACTACGGCTTCCACGCCCCGACGATGAGCTTCCCGGTGCCGGGCACGCTGATGGTGGAGCCGACCGAGTCGGAGGACCTGGCCGAGCTCGACCGCTTCTGCGACGCCATGATCGCGATCCGCGCCGAGATCGAGCAGGTGCAGAACGGCGTCTGGCCGGCGGACGACAACCCGCTGGTGCACGCGCCGCACACCCAGGCCCGGGTCACCGCCGACGGCTGGACCCACCCCTACAGCCGTCGGGTGGCCGCCTTCCCGGCCGGTCTGCACCAGGGGCCGCTCTACGCCACGGGCAGTGACAAGTACTGGCCGCCGGTCGGGCGGATCGACGGCAGCTTCGGCGACCGCAACCTGGTCTGCACCTGCCCCCCGCCGGAGGCGTTCGCCTAG
- a CDS encoding SLC13 family permease produces the protein MDLGELAGRVGPILAFVVCITVVAELANALGVFAMLAAAAARLARGSVLALWLLVVLVAVVATAVLSLDTTAVLLTPVVLALAAQLGLDRELFALTAVWLANTASLLLPVSNLTNLLALGRLPGYDAGRFTTLTWPAALACVLITVGALALLFRRSLRGRYRPASTPPVADRRLLVLATVVCALLGPAFLLVDVVVASAVAAGVLVVACAVARPSLLRRRLLPWPLVLGVSALFVVVQYAHDHGLAELLTRAAGAGEGWTALLRVAVLGALGANLLDNLPSYLALEPAADGSPLRLAALLVGVNAGPLVTPWASLATLLWAARCRAAGVAVSWGRLALRGLLLVPVLMLGAVTALWLVHG, from the coding sequence GTGGACCTCGGGGAGCTGGCCGGCCGGGTCGGCCCGATCCTGGCGTTCGTGGTCTGCATCACCGTCGTGGCCGAGCTGGCGAACGCCCTGGGCGTCTTCGCCATGCTGGCTGCGGCGGCCGCCCGGCTGGCCCGCGGCTCCGTGCTCGCCCTGTGGCTGCTGGTGGTGCTGGTCGCCGTCGTCGCCACCGCGGTGCTGTCCCTGGACACCACGGCCGTGCTGCTGACGCCGGTCGTGCTGGCGCTGGCCGCGCAGCTGGGGCTGGACCGCGAGCTGTTCGCCCTCACCGCCGTCTGGCTCGCGAACACGGCGTCGCTGCTGCTGCCGGTGTCGAACCTCACCAACCTGCTGGCCCTGGGGCGGCTGCCGGGCTACGACGCCGGGCGCTTCACCACGCTGACCTGGCCGGCGGCCCTGGCGTGCGTGCTGATCACCGTGGGCGCACTGGCGCTGCTGTTCCGCCGCTCCCTGCGCGGGCGCTACCGCCCGGCGTCGACCCCGCCCGTGGCGGACCGCCGGCTGCTGGTGCTCGCGACGGTCGTCTGCGCGCTGCTCGGGCCGGCCTTCCTCCTCGTCGACGTCGTGGTGGCCTCGGCCGTCGCCGCCGGGGTCCTGGTGGTGGCGTGCGCGGTGGCCCGGCCGTCCCTGCTCCGCCGGCGGCTGCTGCCCTGGCCGCTGGTGCTCGGGGTCAGCGCCCTCTTCGTGGTCGTGCAGTACGCGCACGACCACGGCCTGGCCGAGCTGCTGACCCGGGCGGCCGGGGCGGGGGAGGGCTGGACCGCCCTGCTCCGGGTGGCGGTGCTCGGGGCGCTCGGGGCGAACCTGCTCGACAACCTGCCCAGCTACCTGGCCCTGGAGCCGGCGGCGGACGGGTCGCCGCTGCGGCTGGCCGCGCTGCTGGTCGGGGTCAACGCCGGCCCGCTGGTCACGCCCTGGGCCAGCCTGGCGACGCTGCTGTGGGCGGCCCGCTGCCGGGCCGCCGGCGTCGCCGTCTCGTGGGGGCGTCTCGCCCTGCGCGGGCTGCTGCTGGTGCCGGTGCTGATGCTCGGCGCGGTCACCGCGCTGTGGCTGGTGCACGGGTGA
- a CDS encoding serine hydrolase domain-containing protein — translation MSREDGRDLTTAELEQQVRDAGLLSGDVAVAVACTAPGTGRLTSSSGTLADRAVDAGTPLYVASVTKQLVGVLAAQQVLAGRLDPEASVTALDPRLPGWAAPVRVRHLLHHTAGLPSTAVLLTAAGVAEPELTNERVVAALAALPGPGRPPGEAFAYSNLGYVVLAEVLAAVTGTALPVLARQQVFEPLGLVSAHLGAAPPGRPADLPAAVRPPATVGDGGWWIGAAELLTWLDALNRGALGAGVSELVQTPGRLDDGTPLTYGWGVTVRVDADGATCTHGGTWPGWTAKTVRRPATGTAVALLTTGGDVDAVSGSAVALHDQLVAGPSSQSSSRASSSRRPSAS, via the coding sequence GTGAGCCGGGAGGACGGGAGGGACCTGACCACGGCGGAGCTGGAGCAGCAGGTCCGCGACGCCGGCCTGCTGAGCGGGGACGTCGCCGTCGCCGTGGCCTGCACCGCACCCGGCACCGGGCGGCTGACCTCGTCGAGCGGGACGCTGGCCGACCGGGCCGTCGACGCGGGCACCCCGCTCTACGTCGCCTCGGTGACCAAGCAGCTCGTCGGGGTGCTGGCGGCGCAGCAGGTGCTGGCCGGGCGGCTGGACCCCGAGGCGAGCGTCACCGCCCTCGACCCCCGGCTGCCGGGCTGGGCGGCCCCGGTGCGGGTGCGGCACCTGCTGCACCACACCGCCGGGCTGCCCTCGACCGCCGTCCTGCTGACCGCGGCCGGGGTGGCCGAGCCCGAGCTGACCAACGAGCGCGTCGTCGCCGCGCTGGCCGCCCTGCCCGGACCGGGCCGGCCGCCCGGCGAGGCCTTCGCCTACAGCAACCTCGGCTACGTGGTGCTGGCCGAGGTGCTGGCGGCGGTCACCGGCACGGCGCTGCCGGTGCTGGCCCGGCAGCAGGTGTTCGAGCCGCTGGGCCTGGTCTCCGCTCACCTGGGTGCAGCGCCGCCCGGCCGGCCGGCCGACCTCCCGGCGGCGGTCCGACCGCCGGCCACCGTCGGGGACGGCGGCTGGTGGATCGGCGCCGCCGAGCTGCTGACCTGGCTGGACGCGCTGAACCGGGGTGCTCTCGGCGCGGGGGTGAGCGAGCTGGTCCAGACGCCCGGCCGGCTCGACGACGGCACCCCGCTGACCTACGGCTGGGGCGTCACGGTGCGGGTCGACGCCGACGGCGCCACCTGCACCCACGGCGGGACCTGGCCTGGCTGGACCGCGAAGACCGTGCGGCGGCCGGCGACCGGGACGGCCGTCGCGCTGCTGACCACGGGCGGCGACGTCGACGCGGTCAGCGGCTCCGCCGTGGCCCTGCACGATCAGCTGGTGGCCGGGCCCAGCAGCCAGTCCAGCTCGCGGGCCAGCAGCAGCCGGCGCCCCTCGGCGTCGTAG
- a CDS encoding ThuA domain-containing protein encodes MTPPHALVISGAEPYGDPWHPFPATSQALADALRARGCGVDVDDDADTALAGLGSGPRPDLLVLNLGWYGPERLAEPATDGLVAALQSGLPTLLAHSTLTAFPDWPLWREIVGGGWTYGTTYHPDYADGVALARPEHPLTAGLDRLVIRDERYTRLWVDDASAVFLEHEEEGERHALGWTRTWGASPLVADALGHDAASYDAEGRRLLLARELDWLLGPATS; translated from the coding sequence GTGACTCCTCCGCACGCCCTCGTCATCTCCGGCGCCGAACCCTACGGCGACCCCTGGCACCCCTTCCCGGCCACCTCACAGGCGCTGGCCGACGCCCTCAGGGCGCGCGGCTGCGGGGTCGACGTCGACGACGACGCGGACACCGCCCTCGCCGGCCTGGGCTCAGGACCCCGGCCGGACCTGCTGGTCCTGAACCTCGGCTGGTACGGCCCCGAGCGGCTGGCGGAGCCGGCCACCGACGGGCTCGTGGCGGCGCTGCAGAGCGGGCTGCCGACCCTGCTGGCCCACTCGACCCTGACGGCGTTCCCGGACTGGCCGCTCTGGCGCGAGATCGTCGGCGGCGGCTGGACCTACGGCACCACGTACCACCCCGACTACGCCGACGGCGTCGCCCTCGCCCGGCCCGAGCACCCGCTGACCGCCGGGCTCGACCGGCTGGTCATCCGCGACGAGCGCTACACGAGGCTGTGGGTCGACGACGCCTCCGCCGTGTTCCTCGAGCACGAGGAGGAGGGCGAACGGCACGCGCTCGGCTGGACGCGGACGTGGGGCGCCTCCCCGCTGGTGGCCGACGCCCTCGGCCACGACGCCGCCTCCTACGACGCCGAGGGGCGCCGGCTGCTGCTGGCCCGCGAGCTGGACTGGCTGCTGGGCCCGGCCACCAGCTGA